The following proteins are co-located in the Silene latifolia isolate original U9 population chromosome 1, ASM4854445v1, whole genome shotgun sequence genome:
- the LOC141592991 gene encoding AT-hook motif nuclear-localized protein 8-like has protein sequence MDHHPHHSHHTHQPHHHNNHQQHHQSHTMYTSNTSSYTTPHMISTPNYSSTHTHSRPPFNPSFHGLDPLNSPFSGSGGGGGDNNTGYEIDPNTQKKKRGRPRKYSPDNSAAGGGGTGGGGGIGLALSPIRSGGGGGGGGGGGSGGGGGENSSGVTPDNSSKKNRGRPSGSSKKQLDALGNCGVGFTPHVILVNAGEDISSKIVAFSKQGARTVCVLSANGTICNVDLRQPAMSGGVVKYEGRYEIISLSGSFLFSENSDGQVRTGGLSVSLAGTDGRVLGGGVVGVLRAASPVQIIVGSFIADGKKPKYMPSVTKSSLNISGSVPAAADSNPLSQDVSTDGSDDNGSNHIDRNTGSYANSNHPGHHNMQMYSQMHWPNPGSKMLQN, from the exons ATGGACCACCACCCACATCACTCACATCACACACATCAACCTCACCACCATaacaaccaccaacaacaccaccaATCACACACCATGTACACCTCTAACACCTCATCCTACACCACCCCACACATGATCTCCACCCCTAACTACTCCTCCACCCACACTCACTCTCGTCCCCCTTTCAACCCATCTTTTCACGGTCTCGACCCGCTTAACTCCCCTTTTTCCGGTTCGGGCGGCGGAGGCGGCGATAATAATACCGGGTACGAGATTGACCCGAATACCCAGAAGAAGAAACGTGGTCGACCTAGGAAATACTCTCCTGATAACTCCGCCGCAGGCGGTGGAGGaactggtggtggtggtggcattGGGTTAGCGTTATCTCCAATTCGTagcggtggcggtggcggtggcggAGGTGGAGGTGGAAGCGGAGGAGGGGGTGGAGAGAATTCTTCCGGGGTTACTCCGGATAATTCGTCGAAGAAGAACCGTGGTCGTCCGTCTGGGTCTAGTAAGAAGCAGTTGGATGCACTAG GTAACTGTGGGGTTGGTTTCACGCCGCATGTTATCTTGGTGAATGCTGGAGAG GATATATCATCAAAGATTGTGGCCTTCTCTAAGCAGGGAGCACGAACGGTTTGTGTTCTTTCTGCTAATGGCACCATTTGCAATGTAGATCTTCGTCAGCCTGCAATGTCTGGTGGTGTGGTGAAATATGAG GGACGATATGAGATAATTTCTCTATCTGGCTCATTCCTCTTCTCAGAAAACAGTGATGGTCAAGTCCGAACTGGTGGCTTGAGTGTGTCATTGGCAGGTACTGATGGCCGTGTGCTAGGTGGTGGTGTTGTCGGGGTTCTGCGAGCAGCATCTCCTGTTCAG ATAATTGTAGGCAGCTTCATTGCAGACGGGAAAAAGCCCAAGTACATGCCTTCAGTTACCAAATCTTCGCTGAACATTTCTGGATCGGTGCCTGCAGCGGCTGACAGTAACCCTCTATCCCAGGACGTTTCTACTGACGGATCTGATGACAATGGCAGTAACCATATTGATCGAAACACAGGATCCTATGCCAACTCTAATCATCCCGGCCATCATAACATGCAAATGTACTCTCAAATGCATTGGCCTAACCCTGGTTCCAAGATGCTTCAAAACTAG
- the LOC141592988 gene encoding GPN-loop GTPase 3 yields MGYAQLVIGPAGSGKSTYCSSLYRHCETMRRTINIFNLDPAAENFDYPVAVDIRELISLEDVMEELGLGPNGGLIYCMEELEDNMDDWLTDKLDDFLDDDYLVFDCPGQIELFSHVPVLKNFVEHLQRKDFKVCVVYLLDSQFMTDVTKFISGCLSSLSAMVQLELPHVNILSKMDLVKNKKDLEDFLHPEPQLLLSQLNFRMAPQFEKLNKALIDLIDEYSMVSFIPLDLRKVSSIQYVLSQIDTCIQYGEDADVKIKDFDEPEGDD; encoded by the coding sequence ATGGGTTATGCACAACTAGTTATTGGTCCGGCTGGAAGTGGGAAGTCAACCTACTGTTCTTCCTTGTACCGGCACTGTGAAACTATGCGTCGGACTATTAATATTTTCAACCTGGACCCTGCTGCTGAGAACTTTGACTATCCAGTTGCCGTCGATATCAGGGAATTGATCAGTCTGGAAGATGTTATGGAGGAACTAGGGCTAGGCCCAAATGGGGGTCTGATTTATTGCATGGAGGAACTTGAAGATAACATGGACGACTGGCTTACAGACAAGCTAGACGATTTCCTCGATGATgattatttggtttttgattgTCCTGGACAAATCGAACTCTTCTCTCATGTCCCCGTCCTTAAAAACTTTGTGGAACACCTACAACGAAAGGATTTCAAGGTTTGTGTTGTCTATTTACTCGACTCTCAGTTCATGACTGATGTTACTAAGTTCATCAGTGGGTGCCTTTCCTCTCTATCGGCCATGGTCCAACTCGAACTCCCCCACGTTAATATTCTGTCGAAAATGGATCTCGTGAAGAACAAGAAAGACCTAGAAGATTTCTTACACCCAGAGCCACAACTGTTGCTATCACAGTTGAACTTTCGGATGGCTCCCCAGTTTGAGAAGTTGAACAAAGCATTGATTGATCTGATAGATGAGTACAGTATGGTGAGCTTCATCCCTCTTGACTTGAGGAAAGTGAGTAGTATTCAATATGTGTTGTCCCAGATCGACACATGCATTCAATATGGAGAAGATGCCGATGTCAAGATTAAAGATTTTGATGAACCGGAGGGTGATGACTGA